The following coding sequences lie in one Ostrea edulis chromosome 8, xbOstEdul1.1, whole genome shotgun sequence genomic window:
- the LOC130049723 gene encoding uncharacterized protein LOC130049723 — protein MSKTPAKRKRLRARENNDVPGPSTEPDHHPLSSVVPMIDYAELARHMVQQQAIQGQAEQQLVTENNVQGSQPEAATPTMTSATVSGGTHSVGATNVLPGPQSVSPMDTPNISNVGSILDVVFSDSPVPSSIFGAVSHPGSGTFIADLTSATAHILTASLTQASRAAYRRSWDLFLNYKPVTNLPLQVSDVCNFIGHLFQSNLSASTISSHISALGYVHKLFNLPDPSQTFVVKKLLRGCHKLAGTMLCLNYAFMHSFALGKLFQNLQEVAVWWCSGQMSPFNLRVLY, from the exons ATGTCAAAGACCCCTGCAAAACGTAAACGTCTGAGAGCAAGGGAAAACAATGATGTTCCTGGACCTTCTACAGAACCAGACCATCATCCGCTGTCCAGTGTGGTGCCAATGATTGACTATGCGGAGCTGGCAAGACACATGGTGCAACAGCAAGCAATCCAAGGACAGGCGGAACAACAGTTGGTTACCGAAAACAATGTACAGGGGAGCCAGCCAGAAGCTGCAACACCCACAATGACCTCAGCAACAGTGTCAGGTGGAACCCATAGTGTGGGGGCTACCAATGTCCTACCTGGACCACAGTCTGTCTCTCCCATGGACACCCCCAACATTTCTAATGTGGGTTCGATTTTAGATGTAGTTTTCTCAG ACAGCCCGGTTCCAAGCTCCATATTTGGAGCAGTATCCCACCCCGGTTCCGGAACATTTATTGCAGATTTAACTTCAGCAACAGCTCATATTCTGACAGCTTCCTTAACACAGGCATCTCGAGCTGCATATAGGCGGTCTTGGGACCTATTCCTGAATTACAAACCAGTTACTAACTTACCTTTGCAAGTCTCTGATGTATGCAACTTCATTGGACATTTATTTCAATCCAATTTGAGTGCAAGCACTATATCATCACACATATCTGCTCTGGGCTATGTCCACAAATTGTTCAATTTGCCAGATCCTTCTCAAACCTTTGTAGTAAAGAAACTTCTACGTGGTTGTCACAAATTGGCAGGGACT ATGCTCTGTTTAAATTATGCTTTCATGCATTCCTTCGCCTTGGGGAAGTTGTTTCAAAATCTGCAGGAAGTAGCAGTTTGGTGGTGCAGCGGTCAAATGTCGCCTTTCAATTTGAGGGTTCTTTACTGA